From a single Nocardioides panacis genomic region:
- a CDS encoding cysteine desulfurase: MTVDTAHLPGLLDGLDLIRADFPILSRTMADGHPLVYLDSANTSQKPQVVVDAMVDHLERHNANVARAMHQLGAESTAGFEGGRDKVAAFLNAPSRDEVVFTKNASEAINLVANTLAWAEGPLAVGPGDEVLITEMEHHSNIVPWQLLTERKGARLRWFGLTDDGRLDLSNIDELINERTKVVSLTWVSNMLGTVNPVAEITRRAHEVGALVLVDAAQAVPQMPVDVQAVDVDFLVFTGHKVTGPTGIGVLWGRRSVLEQLPPFLGGGEMIATVTMERSTYAGIPHRFEAGTPPIVEAVGLGAAVDYLAAIGMDHVRAHEEAITRYALEGLATVSGLTVLGPQDAALRGGAISFEIDGVHPHDVSQVLDSLGIAVRAGHHCAKPAHKRYGVQSSTRMSSYLYTTPAEIDALVEGLEYTKTYFKVA; this comes from the coding sequence ATGACGGTCGACACCGCGCACCTGCCCGGTCTGCTGGACGGGCTCGACCTGATCCGGGCCGACTTCCCGATCCTGTCGCGCACGATGGCCGACGGGCACCCGCTCGTCTACCTGGACAGCGCGAACACCTCGCAGAAGCCGCAGGTGGTCGTCGACGCCATGGTCGACCACCTCGAGCGGCACAACGCGAACGTCGCGCGCGCCATGCACCAGTTGGGCGCCGAGTCGACCGCCGGGTTCGAGGGGGGCCGCGACAAGGTCGCCGCCTTCCTCAACGCTCCGTCGCGCGACGAGGTGGTCTTCACCAAGAACGCCTCCGAGGCGATCAACCTGGTGGCCAACACCCTTGCCTGGGCCGAGGGCCCGCTGGCGGTCGGCCCCGGGGACGAGGTGCTGATCACCGAGATGGAGCACCACTCCAACATCGTCCCGTGGCAGCTGCTCACCGAGCGCAAGGGCGCGAGGCTGCGCTGGTTCGGGCTGACCGACGACGGTCGGCTGGACCTCTCGAACATCGACGAGCTGATCAACGAGCGCACCAAGGTGGTCTCGCTGACCTGGGTCTCGAACATGCTCGGCACCGTCAACCCGGTCGCGGAGATCACCCGCCGCGCCCACGAGGTGGGTGCCCTGGTGCTGGTCGACGCCGCGCAGGCGGTGCCGCAGATGCCCGTCGACGTGCAGGCGGTGGACGTGGACTTCCTGGTCTTCACCGGCCACAAGGTCACCGGCCCGACCGGCATCGGCGTGCTGTGGGGACGCCGGTCCGTGCTCGAGCAGCTGCCCCCGTTCCTCGGCGGCGGCGAGATGATCGCCACCGTGACGATGGAGCGGTCGACGTACGCCGGGATCCCGCACCGATTCGAGGCCGGCACCCCGCCGATCGTCGAGGCCGTGGGTCTCGGGGCGGCCGTCGACTACCTCGCCGCGATCGGGATGGACCACGTCCGGGCCCACGAGGAGGCGATCACCCGCTACGCCCTCGAGGGGCTGGCGACGGTCTCCGGGCTGACCGTGCTCGGGCCGCAGGACGCCGCGCTGCGCGGCGGTGCGATCTCCTTCGAGATCGACGGAGTGCACCCGCACGACGTGAGCCAGGTGCTCGACAGCCTGGGGATCGCCGTCCGCGCCGGGCACCACTGCGCGAAGCCCGCGCACAAGCGGTACGGCGTGCAGAGCTCGACCCGGATGTCGTCGTACCTCTACACGACCCCGGCCGAAATAGACGCGCTCGTCGAGGGGTTGGAGTACACCAAGACGTACTTCAAGGTGGCCTGA
- the sufC gene encoding Fe-S cluster assembly ATPase SufC, with protein sequence MATLDIRDLHVTVETEDGPKEILKGVDLVIREGETHAIMGPNGSGKSTLAYSIAGHPKYTVTGGSVTLDGVDVLAMSVDERARAGLFLAMQYPVEVPGVSVSNFLRTAKTAIDGEAPKLRTWVKDVNAAMGAMKMDPTFATRSVNEGFSGGEKKRHEILQLELLDPKVAVLDETDSGLDIDALKIVSEGVNRYKEKGDKGVLLITHYTRILRYIKPDFVHVFVDGRIAEEGGSELADRLEAEGYDRFHDDERLSPPL encoded by the coding sequence ATGGCAACGCTGGATATCCGCGACCTGCACGTCACCGTCGAGACCGAGGACGGCCCCAAGGAGATCCTCAAGGGGGTCGACCTGGTGATCCGCGAGGGCGAGACGCACGCGATCATGGGCCCCAACGGCTCGGGCAAGTCCACCCTGGCCTACTCGATCGCCGGCCACCCGAAGTACACCGTCACCGGTGGCTCGGTCACCCTCGACGGCGTGGACGTCCTCGCGATGTCCGTCGACGAGCGCGCCCGCGCCGGGCTGTTCCTGGCGATGCAGTACCCCGTCGAGGTCCCCGGCGTCTCGGTGTCGAACTTCCTGCGCACCGCGAAGACCGCCATCGACGGCGAGGCCCCCAAGCTCCGCACCTGGGTCAAGGACGTCAACGCCGCCATGGGCGCGATGAAGATGGACCCCACGTTCGCGACCCGCTCGGTCAACGAGGGCTTCTCCGGCGGCGAGAAGAAGCGCCACGAGATCCTCCAGCTCGAGCTGCTCGACCCCAAGGTCGCGGTGCTCGACGAGACCGACTCCGGCCTCGACATCGACGCGCTGAAGATCGTCTCCGAGGGCGTCAACCGCTACAAGGAGAAGGGCGACAAGGGGGTCCTGCTGATCACGCACTACACGCGGATCCTGCGCTACATCAAGCCCGACTTCGTGCACGTCTTCGTCGACGGCAGGATCGCCGAGGAGGGCGGGTCCGAGCTGGCCGACCGTCTCGAGGCCGAGGGCTACGACCGCTTCCACGACGACGAACGCCTGAGCCCGCCCCTCTGA